In a genomic window of Streptomyces sp. SJL17-4:
- a CDS encoding MOSC N-terminal beta barrel domain-containing protein, with amino-acid sequence MPTPLLRSVHVHPVKAMRALAPAEAEVQPWGLAGDRRWAVVDAADKVVTQRRHPRMALATAEPLPGGGVTLSASGHPPLTVEVPPPSSTVTVDIFDKPVEAVPAGPEAAGWLSAYLEGEFRLVHMDAPEHRRPVDPDYALPGETVSFADGYPLLVTTTSSLDALNSLIAQGDHAHEGPLPMNRFRPNLVIEGTSPWAEDGWTRLAVGEVTFRVARPCGRCVVTTTNQFTAERGKEPLWTLARHRRSDGRVIFGQNLVPEHTGTVRVGDEVKILD; translated from the coding sequence ATGCCGACTCCTTTGCTCCGCTCCGTCCACGTCCATCCGGTGAAGGCCATGCGTGCGCTGGCCCCCGCGGAGGCCGAGGTCCAGCCCTGGGGGCTGGCCGGGGACCGGCGCTGGGCCGTCGTCGACGCGGCGGACAAGGTCGTGACCCAACGCCGTCACCCCCGGATGGCGTTGGCCACGGCGGAGCCGCTGCCGGGCGGCGGCGTCACGCTGTCCGCGTCCGGCCACCCGCCGCTGACCGTCGAGGTGCCGCCCCCCTCGTCCACGGTCACCGTGGACATCTTCGACAAGCCCGTGGAGGCGGTGCCGGCCGGCCCCGAGGCGGCCGGCTGGCTCTCGGCTTATCTGGAGGGCGAGTTCCGGCTCGTCCACATGGACGCGCCCGAGCACCGGCGTCCGGTCGACCCCGACTACGCGCTGCCCGGGGAGACGGTGAGCTTCGCGGACGGCTATCCGCTGCTCGTCACCACCACCTCCTCGCTGGACGCCCTCAATTCCCTGATCGCGCAGGGGGACCACGCCCATGAAGGCCCGCTTCCGATGAACCGGTTCCGGCCGAACCTCGTGATCGAGGGCACCTCGCCCTGGGCGGAGGACGGCTGGACGCGCCTCGCCGTCGGAGAGGTCACCTTCCGGGTCGCCCGGCCGTGCGGGCGCTGTGTCGTCACCACGACGAACCAGTTCACCGCCGAGCGCGGCAAGGAGCCGCTGTGGACCCTCGCCCGGCACCGCAGGAGCGACGGCCGGGTCATCTTCGGCCAGAACCTCGTCCCCGAGCACACCGGCACCGTCCGGGTCGGCGACGAGGTGAAGATCCTGGACTGA
- a CDS encoding DUF6643 family protein — MTSPRSTYGGGYHTAPSFPDTPIYDSLVAERGTPQIAPIRVPAAYDTGSSFPATGSSFPSSGSYLPALPAALPALPAAPSPQPSYGNGYGYPQPAPQMAPVPLQHAPAPYIPQQQVAPRGGYQGGQYAQPPRPAPAGYEAMRPAAPRPAPAPMQYDDPYNRPYQGGGY; from the coding sequence ATGACCTCCCCCCGCTCCACCTATGGAGGCGGTTACCACACCGCGCCGTCCTTCCCGGACACCCCGATCTACGACTCCCTGGTCGCGGAGCGGGGCACGCCTCAGATCGCCCCGATCCGAGTGCCCGCCGCCTACGACACCGGCAGCAGCTTCCCGGCCACCGGCAGCAGCTTCCCCTCCAGCGGTTCCTACCTGCCGGCGCTCCCCGCGGCACTGCCCGCCCTCCCGGCGGCGCCCAGCCCGCAGCCCTCGTACGGCAACGGCTACGGATACCCGCAGCCCGCGCCGCAGATGGCCCCCGTACCCCTGCAGCACGCACCCGCCCCGTACATCCCGCAGCAGCAGGTGGCCCCGCGCGGCGGCTACCAGGGCGGCCAGTACGCGCAGCCGCCCCGTCCCGCCCCCGCGGGGTACGAGGCGATGCGTCCGGCGGCACCCCGGCCCGCCCCCGCCCCGATGCAGTACGACGACCCGTACAACCGTCCCTACCAGGGCGGAGGCTACTGA